The sequence ACTTCCTCTGTGCTCCATGTCCAGAGATGTCCATGTCCCCATATCGCTCAATGCCCTGCCTGCTGATGCAGCGGACTGGAAAGGAGCTGTCTCTGCACAATGCTTTCAACCATTTTGCAGTATCATTGATCtgacaattccagaaaatcatgTTTATCAGTAAATAGCCTACCCCTCTATTTTAATGCACTATGATGAAGTGTTGTTCTATGCTTCAACTATGAAATATCTGAAGGCTTGATGAAAACAAGTTACGATAGTGACCCCCAAAATTACATTGTCGCTATTAAAGCGGCAATCTGCAGCTCATGCAATTACAAAGTGACACCCCGACcatgttttggtaaacagctgaggggtgGGGCTGTAGAAATGTTACCATTCTCAAATTCATACATATCTATATGGATGCAAGTGCTTAACTTTGAGATGAAAATGATCGTTTTAAACATGCTTTGAAGCTGTTTGTTTAGAATGGTTTAAAAACAACGGAGTAGCTTAAAATAAGCGTATATTttgtgttctgatggggtacacaCATTTTGTAAGCTGATGAGgtagttatattcttcaagaatcaatgggtagcctacatttaatttatttaaaaagtaaaaaaaacggATGTAGCCTACAATCGCAGACTGCCCCTTTTAAATAGGctgtaataacaataataatcatcatcaGTAGTATTATTGTTATAAATATCATAATTCTCATGCCACAGGGACTTCTATTGGTAATGACACAAGCAGCTGCACTGACAGGAGAGCATGACAGCTTTGACATTTTCATCGCGCACTCTGCACCGCGCCTCTTTTTTCTTATTAACACAAGCCTAGAAATCAGAAGCACTCGAGACTCGCCCGCGCACAGGATTCCATATACACACACCTCTTCATCCCATGTTTATAGGATATACCGAAGTCAGGGAATCGAGCAAGTGGGAGAACAGGAATACGGGTTAGGTTATTCTTGTGCCTGCACCCAGCCGGAGATGCCAGGACCTTACAGCCTTTTCGGCATCATGTAGAACATGAAGCCCTGCAAGCCCGTGTTGATAAGGAGGAGTGAAGTGGACGGAGTGATGAATACTTCCCTGACCGAATCTTCAAATGTTAATGCCGGCAAGATGGAGAAACAGACCTTGGTGACGGCTATCAGTTTGTCCATGAGCCTGGCATCACTGGCACTTCTCATCACCGCTATCATGACCGACCATTGGTACGAGACGGACACTACACGGCACAGGCAGAACTGCGACCAGTTCGGGCCGGACGCCAACGACCAGAAAAACCGGCGGATGCCCATCTATCACTTGCCCCTGATGGACAGCAGCAATCCTCGGAGGAACCAGGCGCTGCTCCGGGCGATCCACGTcgggagtagagaggaggagctCCTGGAAAACTGGAGGTCAATTTTGGGAATGGGAATTTTAGAAACGGAATGCGGGCGGCCTCTTTTCTCCACTTACTCTGGACTTTGGAGGAAATGTTATTATCTAGGAAAGGACAGGGACATCGACAACCTCATTGCCAAGGGTAAGAGATGCTGTGGGGGAATTTGACCCGGGGTCCAGTGCGGTGCAGTGAAACCGCATCCCTTGGAGATATAGGCCTAAACATCTGGCAATGGTAGGCCTATTTGTAAATGCTTAAAAAGTTACATTCCGTCATATGCACTGCTGTTTAATGGTCTTTCAATGAATTATATAATACATCCACTGACCGTTGAATAATAAACTCATGAGCTTAGTACAACTGACTTAACCCATCATAACTCAAGATGTAaagttgtttttgttgttatttcagtgtgtaaacaacaggtgtagcttcaaaacatgttttaaactaTCATGTTGTCCTCGGAGATGTGTGGGTCTAGCCTATCTGTAAACCATGGGCGTGCCAAGTTCTGTCTATAACAAATCTATTCATTCGGATAACTAGCATGGCCTATGTGCATAGGCAGGTTGCATGCGCGCTTGCGTGTGTCTATCATACAGACCTCAAAAGAAGCTCTGATCTGATCAGTTTGACTGCATCTGACAGAAAATCAACGTTGTTACCTTTGACCTGGCACGAAAGGTATTTCTACCATGCGAGCCCAGTGTGCACTTCACACTCCAGGCAACGAGGGAGCGCTGCGTGTTAAATATCAATTGTTATATTCCTATGATCCATATCATTTGCATGAGGATGGAAAGTGGCATCAATATTATGTGATTCATTCCGTATGTACTAAATCAATAGACGCGCTAAAGTCAATGAATGGGAAACTTGCGCAAAAGCTCGGATTCTCAAGTAAAAATGTTGTTGACCAATTAATATAGCAAGTGAAAACGAAAATGTTAATTGGACAACATTTTGTAATATTGATAGATCCATAGTATTTGTGGAAGGGGAGCAGGTCAGATCCCTGCCATAGTTAGTCGTCTTTGCTGCCTCCAAGAGAGGGGACAATATTCATCACTCAAACAATGAAACCCCTTTTTGTTACCCATCAGAGATATAGGCGGAATTTCCCTATCTTCTCACAGCCATGTGTAGAGGCTTTCATAGTGCTGAGGAATATGTATAACATCTGCAATCTTGTGGGAAAATACACATTTACAGCCTCGAAAACCTTGTTAAGAAGTCTGTTCATGAAACAGGGGAGTCCACTTTATAAATGaatcactagcggttctgggaggggcagtgcccctgtgacaacaattttggacccccttgtggccccccctaaatgtggagtatgaaataatttttacataactaatttttgctatcattctttttttacatccattattagacagtggcaacgatgatgattatgaacatggtcttttgcctgctaatgcctgcaatacagtgaagaaaacgatatgacaacaataatgtctaatgtaactggcccctctaacagtacaactggccccagcttggcccccccccagttgaaatggtctagaaccgccactgaaaTGAATACTTAACAGCCACAGCTTTTCTCAAGACAAGTCTCCTTGAGAAACACTTGCCCTTTTCTGCTACTCGTTATGTTCACAAAAGTTCTTGTCTCAATGCAGGTATAGCCCAGCGATGCAGCAACATCAAGTACCATTTCTCCCAGCCCATCCGGCTCCGCAACATCCCGCTCAACCTGACCCGCACCATTCAGCAGGATGAGTGGCACCTCTTACGTATACACATTTTCTTATTATGAAAGATATTCCCCAATGAGCCTTTCATTAAATGAATAATCCAGACACCTATTACTCTCCTACTACCTTCCATTCAAAAAG comes from Salmo trutta chromosome 18, fSalTru1.1, whole genome shotgun sequence and encodes:
- the LOC115153335 gene encoding transmembrane protein 178A; translation: MKPCKPVLIRRSEVDGVMNTSLTESSNVNAGKMEKQTLVTAISLSMSLASLALLITAIMTDHWYETDTTRHRQNCDQFGPDANDQKNRRMPIYHLPLMDSSNPRRNQALLRAIHVGSREEELLENWRSILGMGILETECGRPLFSTYSGLWRKCYYLGKDRDIDNLIAKGIAQRCSNIKYHFSQPIRLRNIPLNLTRTIQQDEWHLLHLRRITAGFLGMAAAVLLCGCIVASVSFAWEKSLTQHVSGLLFLMAGIFCTISLCTYAANVSYDLARVPPFIYGLPADVEHGYSWSSFCAWLSLGLTVASGCLCTTFPILSHSNSKAQQGKGKAAPNDCV